A single window of Dermochelys coriacea isolate rDerCor1 chromosome 14, rDerCor1.pri.v4, whole genome shotgun sequence DNA harbors:
- the LOC119842727 gene encoding histone H3.3A: MARTKQTARKSTGGKAPRKQLATKAARKSAPSTGGVKKPHRYRPGTVALREIRRYQKSTELLIRKLPFQRLVREIAQDFKTDLRFQSAAIGALQEASEAYLVGLFEDTNLCAIHAKRVTIMPKDIQLARRIRGERA; the protein is encoded by the exons ATGGCCCGTACAAAGCAGACTGCCCGTAAATCCACTGGTGGCAAAGCTCCACGTAAACAGCTGGCCACTAAAGCGGCTAGGAAAAGCGCTCCCTCTACTGGTGGCGTCAAGAAACCTCATCGCTACAG GCCTGGTACTGTGGCCCTTCGTGAGATTCGTCGTTATCAGAAGTCAACAGAGCTGTTGATCCGTAAGCTTCCCTTCCAGAGGTTGGTAAGGGAAATTGCTCAAGACTTCAAAACAGACTTGAGGTTCCAGAGTGCAGCCATTGGTGCACTGCAG gaggcTAGTGAAGCATATCTGGTGGGTCTGTTTGAAGACACAAACCTATGTGCCATCCATGCCAAGAGAGTCACCATCATGCCCAAAGACATCCAGCTGGCTCGCAGGATACGGGGAGAGAGAGCTTAA